The following are encoded together in the Vespa crabro chromosome 12, iyVesCrab1.2, whole genome shotgun sequence genome:
- the LOC124428371 gene encoding glutamate receptor 1-like produces MAMTASSSDSHSISDEQTPFLIDICKLYGPKSVVFLYAESIKEMEMTTMMFKWRRALSQEGIASTNLHFSQLHESSYYVKEIVRPYYIVVIPNYNAINEFSLTTSTFDMSLAVWLVIFIYKGHSSDYCYNPPGNIFNLRFNSVMLVRCGTENILREWYSVDANILEINDIATWSLEKGIIKLVPDFLYERRYNLQGLVMRAVALKETTFVNIKKNGELDGLFGKILNELSAALNFTFDIVSEMEEYGRWNPKEKTWSGAIAEVHAGRADIALAEFSINNDRLNAVDFTLPIFISKNYLFIRKPETFAVKWSSYFLTFTNSVWIATFGLLIAASILVAFLKLKHGNVRKTHLLSDNFLEIWGIFCHQGLTDFSGRSSLRIAYFSIFLLITVLWAAYSAALISFLTSPIRILPFHSLESFVQDGTYQLAVFHGSSYDMFANSQNPLAKKIMKLMLDEEKLPITALEGFERICNNPKLAIYTFDEMKKNIDNKLPCNVIQVGTGRINCLAIILSKHNPFTDIINFHLQKFVGNGMINRLKETIFIKKYDDMIKHQPVLLTDVISLIFFMLIGIVLSTCVLIIEKIIAAKNYVDLAFLLNTIIYY; encoded by the exons atggcGATG aCCGCAAGTTCGTCTGACTCTCATTCTATAAGCGACGAACAAACTCCATTTCTCATAGATATTTGCAAATTATACGGACCGAAATCTGTAGTATTTTTGTATGCCGAATCGATAAAAg AAATGGAAATGACAACGATGATGTTTAAATGGAGGCGTGCACTTTCTCAGGAAGGTATTGCGAGCACAAACTTGCACTTTTCACAATTGCACGAATCATCGTACTacgtaaaagaaattgtaCGACCGTATTACATCGTAGTGATCCCTAATTACAACGCGATTAATGAGTTTTCTTTAACAACAAGTACCTTTGACATGTCTTTAGCTGTGTGGCTAGTGATATTCATTTACAAGGGACATAGTTCcgattattgttacaatccaccaggtaatatatttaatttaagattCAACTCAGTAATGTTGGTTCGTTGTGGTacggaaaatattttacgagaaTGGTATTCGGTTGATGCTAATATACTCGAGATCAATGATATAGCAACGTGGAGCTTAGAAAAAGGAATCATTAAATTAGTTCCAGATTTTCTTTACgaaagaagatataatttaCAGGGTTTGGTTATGAGAGCTGTTGCACTCAAG gaaACAACATTCGTTAACATAAAGAAGAATGGAGAATTAGATGGTTTATTcggtaaaatattaaatgagcTTAGTGCTGCTCTCAATTTTACTTTCGACATTGTCTCTGAAATGGAAGAATATGGAAGGTGgaatccaaaagaaaaaacttggtCTGGAGCAATTGCAGAAGTACATGCTGGACGTGCTGACATTGCTCTTGCAGAGTTTTCTATTAACAATGACAGATTAAATGCTGTTGATTTCACCCTTCCTATTTTCATCTCCAAAAACTATCTTTTCATTCGTAAACCAGAAACATTTGCGGTTAAATGGTCATCGTATTTTCTA ACGTTCACTAATTCCGTTTGGATTGCTACGTTTGGACTGTTAATTGCTGCGTCGATCTTAGTGGCATTTCTCAAATTAAAACATGGGAACGTTCGTAAAACACATTTATTGTCCGATAATTTTCTAGAGATTTGGGGTATATTTTGTCATCAGGGATTGACAG ATTTTTCTGGTAGATCGTCGTTAAGAATAGCATACTTCTCTATATTTCTTCTAATTACCGTTTTATGGGCTGCATATTCAGCAGCTTTGATAAGTTTTTTAACGTCACCTATCCGTATCTTACCCTTTCACTCATTAGAGAGTTTCGTTCAAGACGGTACTTATCAACTTGCCGTCTTTCATGGATCATCTTATGATATGTTTGCA aatTCGCAAAATCCACttgcgaaaaaaataatgaagttgATGctagatgaagaaaaattgcCCATAACTGCACTGGAGGGATTTGAAAGA ATTTGTAACAATCCAAAACTAGCAATTTACACGTttgatgaaatgaaaaagaatatagataataaactACCATGTAATGTGATTCAAGTTGGAACAGGACGTATAAACTGTTTGGctataattttatctaaacACAATCCATTCACCGACATCATCAATTTTCA TTTGCAGAAATTTGTCGGCAATGGTATGATAAATCgtttaaaagaaacgatatttataaagaaatacgatGACATGATTAAGCACCAACCGGTTCTGCTAACTGACGTAATatcacttattttttttatgttaattgGTATCGTTTTGAGTACTTGTGTACTAATCATAGAAAAga TTATAGCCGCTAAAAATTATGTTGATTTGGCTTTTCTTCTGAATACAATCATTTACTActaa